One window of Triticum dicoccoides isolate Atlit2015 ecotype Zavitan chromosome 5A, WEW_v2.0, whole genome shotgun sequence genomic DNA carries:
- the LOC119302275 gene encoding dolichol-phosphate mannose synthase subunit 3-like: MKHIFKIIAVLAAISAVWVALLETSTVPRSFTWLLPIYLVVALGCYGLFMVGYGLMFFPTCPQEAVLLQQDIMEAKDFLSKRGVDVSSD, from the exons ATGAAGCACATATTCAAGATCATCGCGGTGCTGGCGGCAATCTCCGCCGTCTGGGTTGCGCTCCTTGAAACCTCGACAGTCCCTCGCAGTTTTACTTGGTTG CTTCCCATCTACTTGGTAGTGGCGCTTGGATGTTATGGCCTTTTTATGGTTGGATATGGGCTCATGTTCTTCCCAACCTGCCCTCAAGAAGCGGTATTACTACAGCAG GATATCATGGAGGCAAAGGATTTCCTATCAAAAAGAGGTGTTGATGTGAGCTCTGATTGA
- the LOC119302274 gene encoding solute carrier family 35 member F1-like: MALPAPRWLRREVLVGLALGQFVSLLITSTGFSSSELARRGVNAPTSQSLLNYILLALVYGGIMIYKRQLLTVKWYYYLILSIVDVEANYIVVKAYQYTSLTSVMLLDCWAIPCVLFLTWIFLKTKYGLRKLFGVGICVAGVVLVVFSDVHASERKSKGPSPLKGDMLVIAGATLYAVSNVTEEYIVKKSSRIEVMAMLGVFGAIISGIQISILEREELRSTEWNASAVLPFIGFALAMFLFYSTVPIILKICGATMLNLSLLTSDMWAVLIRIFAYHEKVDWMYFVAFAGTAIGLIIYSYKGSREAAEDTAQVAGATDEEAATENRTAERVPGAGEDDGPDSNKSPSEAATSR; the protein is encoded by the exons ATGGCGCTGCCGGCGCCGAGGTGGCTCCGGCGGGAGGTGCTCGTGGGGCTCGCGCTCGGGCAGTTCGTCTCGCTGCTTATCACCTCCACCGGCTTCTCCTCCTCCGAGCTCGCCCGCCGAG GCGTCAATGCGCCGACGTCGCAGTCCCTGCTGAACTACATCCTCCTCGCGCTTGTCTACGGAGGAATTATGATTTACAAACGGCAACTTCTGACG GTGAAATGGTACTACTACTTGATCCTCAGCATCGTCGACGTGGAGGCTAACTACATCG TCGTGAAGGCTTACCAGTACACGTCCCTGACGAGCGTGATGCTCCTGGACTGCTGGGCGATCCCCTGCGTCCTCTTCCTCACCTGGATCTTCCTCAAGACGAAGTACGGGCTGAGGAAGCTGTTCGGCGTCGGGATCTGTGTGGCTGGCGTCGTGCTGGTGGTCTTCTCCGATGTGCACGCCTCTGAACGAAAATCAA AAGGACCCAGCCCCTTGAAAGGTGATATGCTTGTCATCGCCGGGGCCACGCTTTACGCCGTCAGCAATGTCACCGAG GAGTATATTGTCAAGAAAAGCAGCAGGATTGAGGTGATGGCGATGCTAGGTGTTTTTGGAGCAATTATAAGTGGCATACAGAT AAGCATACTTGAGCGGGAAGAACTTAGATCGACGGAATGGAATGCCAGCGCA GTGCTCCCTTTTATTGGATTTGCACTAGCAATGTTCCTGTTCTACTCCACAGTGCCTATTATCCTGAag ATATGTGGCGCAACCATGCTGAACCTATCACTTCTGACCTCCGACATGTGGGCCGTTCTAATCCGTATCTTTGCTTACCATGAGAAG GTCGATTGGATGTACTTTGTTGCTTTTGCTGGCACTGCAATTGGTCTCATCATCTACTCATACAA GGGCTCCAGGGAGGCTGCCGAGGACACTGCACAGGTCGCAGGCGCAACTGACGAGGAGGCAGCGACAGAGAACCGCACGGCAGAGCGAGTtcctggtgctggagaagatgatggACCAGACTCAAACAAGTCCCCGTCGGAAGCAGCTACCTCAAGGTAG